The Mariluticola halotolerans nucleotide sequence GAATTTCGCTCATGGCGATTTGTATATGGTCGGTGGCTTTACCGGCTTCATCATTCTTTCGGCTATTTCAAGCGTTGTCGGTGGAGACTGGTTTGGCATTTTTGTTGCCATGTTCCTCTCCATGATCGCTGTTGGCTGTCTTGGTGTGGTGATCGAGCGCATTGCCTATCATCCAATGCTGGGTGCGCCACGTTTGTCCATTCTCATTACGGCGCTGGCGGTTTCGCTTGTGCTGCAAAACACTGTTCTGGCGCTGACAGGCGGGCAATATACTGCTTTCAGGACGGATATCGGCTTCGGTGGTGTCGATATTGGTGGTCTGTTCATCACCTATAATCAGATGGTGCTCGTTGGCACGGCCGCGATCCTGATGATCGCGCTGCAGGTGTTTGTCACCCGCACGCAATATGGCCGGGCCATGCGGGCTGTCGCCATCGACAAGGACATGTGCCAGTTGATGGGGATCAACGTGCCCGCCATTATCGGCGTCACCTTTTTCATCGGCTCGGCGCTTGCCGCCGCCGCCGGTACCATGGCCGGGGCCTATTATGGTTCGGTCTGGTATTTCATGGGCTTTCTGGTCGGTCTCAAGGCGTTCACCGCCGCGGTGATCGGTGGCATTGGTTCCATTCCCGGGGCCATGCTGGGGGGATTGATCCTTGGTCTGCTGGAGGCTTTCGGTACGCAGATTCCGGGCATTGGCAGTGAATGGAAAGACGTCTTTACCTTCGTCGTGCTCATTCTGGTGCTGGTGTTCAAGCCTACCGGGCTGTTGGGTAAATCCGAGCAGGAGCGCATGTGATGAGTGAACAAAAAGTTCTCGATGCGCGTTTGTTCGGCCCATTGGCCGGGCTTATTGAAAACCCCAAGGCGCGCTGGACGGCGATTGGCGCGATCCTGATCCTGATGGCAATCGGGCCGTTTATTTTCGGCCAGTATGCCACGGTGATCATGACCAATGCGCTGCTTTATGTGGTGCTGGCGCTGGGGTTGAACATCGTGGTTGGCTATGCCGGTCTGCTTGATCTCGGCTATGCTGCCTTTTTTGCGATTGGTGCCTATACGGTGGGTATCCTCACCCAGGAATTCGGCGTGAATTTCTGGCTGACATTGCCGGTTGCTGTTGTTGCGGCGGCCATTGGTGGCGTCATTATCGGCGGGCCTACATTGCGGTTGCGTTCTGATTATCTGGCTATCGTCACCCTCGGGTTTGGCGAGATTGTGCGGCTGTCGGCCCGCAATCTCGATATCACGGGCAAGGCGAGCGGCATTTCAGGTATTCAGGAGCCATGGCTGTTTGGCTGGCATATCGATAGCTATCTCGATTTCTATTATGTGTTCTGTGTCCTTGCCATTCTTGCGGTGATTGTGTCGGTACGCTTGGCCAATTCTCGGTTGGGCCGGGCCTGGCTTTATGTGCGCCATGATGAAGATGTGGCAGAGGCGATGGGGATCAACCGGGTACGGGTGAAACTTGCCGCCTATATCATCGGGGCGATTTTCGGCTCGATAGGGGGCGCGTTCTTTGCGGCCAATCTTGGCGCGATCTCGCCGGAGAGTTTCTCCTTCACCCAGTCGGTGCTGATCCTGATGGCGGTTATCCTTGGCGGCATGGGCAAAATCCCGGGTGTTATCCTTGGTGCCCTGATTGTCATTCTTGGCCCTGAACTGTTGCGCGATCTGGGACCCTTGCGTTTGCTGGTGTTTGCTGTGGGGCTGCTGCTGATCATGTTGTTCAGGCCAAGCGGCATATGGCCGGGGAAAGGAGCGCAGAAATGAGTGAAGCGCTTCTTGATCTCAAAGGCGTGGGCCTCGCCTTTGCCGGCAATACCGTGCTGGATGACGTGCATTTTCAGGTGCCTGAAAATGCGGTGGTCAGCCTGATTGGACCCAATGGTGCGGGCAAGACCTCCCTGTTCAACTGCATTACCGGCTTTTACAAACCTCAAAAGGGTTCGGTGATGTTTGACGGGCGCGAGATGCTCAAGCTCAAGCCGCATGGTGTTACGGCGTCAGGCATCGCCCGCACGTTCCAGAACCTGCGCATGTTCCGTGAAATGACGGTGCTGGAAAACGTCATGTCCGGGCTGCATTGCCGAACCTCCGCCGGGGCCATTGCCGCTATCCTCAAGACCCCGTTTCAACGGCGTGAGGAAGCGGAGATCGACGCATTTGCAAGAGAATGCCTCGATTTTTGTGGTGTCGACGATGATGTTGACCGGATCGCTACGACCCTGGCCTATGGCCATCAGCGGCGGGTTGAAATTGCCCGTGCGCTGGCGACCAAGCCCAAACTCTTGCTGCTGGACGAGCCGGCGGCCGGACTTAACGCGGGGGAGAAGCAGGAGCTTGTCGGCCTGATCAACCGTATTCGCGACGAGCGCGGCATTTCAGTTTTGTTGATTGAACACGATACCGGGCTGGTGATGAAAGTCTCGGAACGTATTCATGTGCTCGACCATGGCGTGATGATTGCCGAGGGCACCGCGAAGGAAATTCAGAGCAATCCCAAGGTTATTGAAGCCTATCTGGGGCAGGAAGATGGGGAGGCGAGCCTTGAACTCTGAGGACAAACAAGGGGATGTGGTCCTCAAACTGAGTGGTGTCGAGGCGGGTTACGGTCGCATTCAGGCGCTGAATGGCATTGATCTGGAAGTGCGGCGCGGCCAGATCGTGACACTTCTGGGGGCCAATGGTGCGGGTAAAACCACGACACTGAAAACCATTTCGGGTCTGGTGCGTGCAACCGCTGGTTCCGTTACCCTCGAGGGTGAAGATATCACCGAGATGAAGGCCAATGACATTGCCCGGTTGGGGTTGGTGCATGTGCCGGAAGGCCGCCATATCCTGCGCGGGCTTTCTGTTCGGGAAAATCTGGAACTGGGGGCGTTTACGGTGCGCGACCCGGCATTGCGCAAGTCGCGGATGCAGGAAGCGTTCCGCTTGTTCCCCATTCTCGAAGAACGGCAGCATCAGGATGGTTCACTGCTTTCCGGCGGTGAACAGCAAATGCTGGCGATGGGCCGTGCGTTGATGCAGGGGCCAAAGGTGTTGCTGCTGGATGAGCCATCCATGGGGCTTGCGCCCATTCTTGTGCTGGAGACGATGAAGATCGTTAAACGGCTCAATCAGGAAGAAGGCACCACGATATTGTTGGTGGAGCAGAATGCCCGGCTGGCGCTGAAACTGGCTCATTATGGCTATGTGCTGGAAGGCGGCAATATCCGCATGCAGAACGACGCCAAAAGCCTGCGGGAAGATGCGTCTATCGTACAGGCTTATCTTGGTGATTGATATGATCTGACAGCGCTGCCAGGAGACGGGTTTGTAGATCAGTTGGCGGGCGCTGCCTGCCAGGAAAGACGTGTGATGAGTGATATGGGTGAAGCATCCCGCGCCGGGCATGACGTTGTCATTGTTGGCGCGGGTATTGTGGGTTTGGCCACGGCGCACAAGCTGCAGCAAGCCGGGCGGCAGGTCACGCTGATCGACAGGTCGGGCATTGCCAGAGAAACAAGCTTTGGCAATGCGGGCGGGTTGGCGTTCTCTGACGTTATGCCGCTGGCGAGTGCGGGCATGTTGCGCAAGGTACCGAAATGGCTGCTTGACCCGCTGGGGCCATTATCGATACCGCCTGCATATTTCCTGACCATTCTGCCCTGGCTCTACCGTTTCTGGCGGGCTGGTTTGCCTGACAAGGTGGAGAAAAGCATTGCGGCGCAATCGGCATTGATGCGGCTGGCCAAGACAGAAATGGATAGTCTTGTCGCCGCCTGTGGGCTTGGCGATATGATTATGCCTGACGGTGTGCTTGAGCTTTATGAGAGTGAAGCGGAACTTGCGGCCTCTGAGCCAGGATGGCAGCGCCGGGCACAAGAGGGCATTGCCTATGAGCATGTGCGTGGTGCGCGGCTGGCAGAGTTGCAGCCGGGGCTTTCGCCGCGCATCGTGGCGGGCACGTTCGTGCCATCCTGGGAGTCGGTGACGGACCCTTATCTGTTTGCCAAAGCAATCGGCGATGCTGTTTTGGCGCGGGGAGCCACCTTTATCGAGGCCAAACTGGTGGCCGCGCGCCCGAGCGAAGATGGCGTCGATTTGACCCTTAAGGACGGCACCGAATTGTCGGCCAGTCACCTGGTCATAGCCACTGGCGCGTGGTCGCGAACGATGGCTGGAATGCTGGGCGACGATATCCCGCTCGAAACAGAGCGCGGCTATAATACGACATTGCCTGTTGGTGCCTTCAAGTTAAAGCGACAGTTGACTTTTGGCGGGCATGGATTTGT carries:
- a CDS encoding NAD(P)/FAD-dependent oxidoreductase, with protein sequence MGEASRAGHDVVIVGAGIVGLATAHKLQQAGRQVTLIDRSGIARETSFGNAGGLAFSDVMPLASAGMLRKVPKWLLDPLGPLSIPPAYFLTILPWLYRFWRAGLPDKVEKSIAAQSALMRLAKTEMDSLVAACGLGDMIMPDGVLELYESEAELAASEPGWQRRAQEGIAYEHVRGARLAELQPGLSPRIVAGTFVPSWESVTDPYLFAKAIGDAVLARGATFIEAKLVAARPSEDGVDLTLKDGTELSASHLVIATGAWSRTMAGMLGDDIPLETERGYNTTLPVGAFKLKRQLTFGGHGFVISNLSTGVRIGGAVELGGLALKPNYARADAMLKKAAMFLPGLKTEGGKQWMGFRPSLPDSLPAIGTSSASPRIIYAFGHGHLGLTQSAGTGALVTDLVLGRGTQFDLSPFSPQRF
- a CDS encoding ABC transporter ATP-binding protein; protein product: MSEALLDLKGVGLAFAGNTVLDDVHFQVPENAVVSLIGPNGAGKTSLFNCITGFYKPQKGSVMFDGREMLKLKPHGVTASGIARTFQNLRMFREMTVLENVMSGLHCRTSAGAIAAILKTPFQRREEAEIDAFARECLDFCGVDDDVDRIATTLAYGHQRRVEIARALATKPKLLLLDEPAAGLNAGEKQELVGLINRIRDERGISVLLIEHDTGLVMKVSERIHVLDHGVMIAEGTAKEIQSNPKVIEAYLGQEDGEASLEL
- a CDS encoding branched-chain amino acid ABC transporter permease, with the protein product MSVFDIIAHQLVNGLVLGSFYALVALGYTMIFGVIKLLNFAHGDLYMVGGFTGFIILSAISSVVGGDWFGIFVAMFLSMIAVGCLGVVIERIAYHPMLGAPRLSILITALAVSLVLQNTVLALTGGQYTAFRTDIGFGGVDIGGLFITYNQMVLVGTAAILMIALQVFVTRTQYGRAMRAVAIDKDMCQLMGINVPAIIGVTFFIGSALAAAAGTMAGAYYGSVWYFMGFLVGLKAFTAAVIGGIGSIPGAMLGGLILGLLEAFGTQIPGIGSEWKDVFTFVVLILVLVFKPTGLLGKSEQERM
- a CDS encoding branched-chain amino acid ABC transporter permease, translating into MSEQKVLDARLFGPLAGLIENPKARWTAIGAILILMAIGPFIFGQYATVIMTNALLYVVLALGLNIVVGYAGLLDLGYAAFFAIGAYTVGILTQEFGVNFWLTLPVAVVAAAIGGVIIGGPTLRLRSDYLAIVTLGFGEIVRLSARNLDITGKASGISGIQEPWLFGWHIDSYLDFYYVFCVLAILAVIVSVRLANSRLGRAWLYVRHDEDVAEAMGINRVRVKLAAYIIGAIFGSIGGAFFAANLGAISPESFSFTQSVLILMAVILGGMGKIPGVILGALIVILGPELLRDLGPLRLLVFAVGLLLIMLFRPSGIWPGKGAQK
- a CDS encoding ABC transporter ATP-binding protein, which encodes MNSEDKQGDVVLKLSGVEAGYGRIQALNGIDLEVRRGQIVTLLGANGAGKTTTLKTISGLVRATAGSVTLEGEDITEMKANDIARLGLVHVPEGRHILRGLSVRENLELGAFTVRDPALRKSRMQEAFRLFPILEERQHQDGSLLSGGEQQMLAMGRALMQGPKVLLLDEPSMGLAPILVLETMKIVKRLNQEEGTTILLVEQNARLALKLAHYGYVLEGGNIRMQNDAKSLREDASIVQAYLGD